gccacgaaacatcgttccaacccctACACCTGTGGGTGGACTAGCCTTAACTCTGGGCCACCCTGTTCAGCTccaggggcagttttcgaaacgagctttaaatgacattgatccttaacgtaccgagaataaacatggtgaatttcatcgcccttcGAGGTGCGGAaatgctcccttacgaagggtgtTGAAAAGTGGCGAACTGTTCCATCCCTCTAAGCGGTGCCTATGGGGCGCACGGCGTGGGcgttggcatttcctggatcaggagattccagggaatgcattgagcccaaattcgggactggagtccaaaaattgtggattttggagggggtggggtgttgtgaggggtggatttgcccgagagggattttgaggggtgcattttgtagagggcatcgaggagggtcgccccaaagttttttttttattttttcaaccccttccgtcacccctggccccttcagaagtggcgtttttcgacgtgcccctctttacgggggcgaattaaccccttcccTTGTGAGCTgttgaacgttttcgaaacggcTTTTTCTCCGCGTCGTCTATTATCATCTCGAAGATAAACATTCCAAATGATTTGCTattgaaacagaaagaaaaggtatattatcaaaatgcggaaaaaaatgaaaggtatacttcaagatttaaaaattaaaattcctctCTTCTGCTTACCTTGCCAGCTGATGCTCGTTCGCCGAGTCGTCGGTCAACATCTCAACGATCGCTATGTCTCCGGGTATCACACTTGTGTCAACTTCGTAACAATAGTCCAGATGATTCGTTGCTATAAcgtaacaaaaaagaaaattaatataatctgaaaatataaaaggtaAGGTGACACGCGGAACAATAGATTTCCACATCACCCTTGAGGTACTACTGTTGatgcgtttttttttcgtcagTGGTATCCCCTGTAGGCCTACTCCACTGTGTCACCAGCTGATTGAGTCAGCTGGGTTACACTTTTGTAAGTGCACTCGACGTCGGAAAATTGcaactttaatataatattttaatattatattcattcgcTGATAGAATCAGCGAGTCTGCGCACTTATCTGAAAGTGTGCAGTTCAACGTCGGTTAGCGTTTGGATCGtcactttataatattaaacttttttttcttacttacCTTCACTTTTTGATATTCTGAGGCTCCCGTATTGGCATGCCTCTGTTATATCTGCTGTAAACTATTTCTGGCAGCATACAATTCAGATAAAATTGTGTTAATTTTGGTTCCATTTCTCGCTTCCAAAAATCGTCATCCTTTTCAACACGAATGGACATAATTCCTTTCTTGGTCCACAGACAAAACAGGCAGTATTTTCTACCCGTTATGTGCAATTGTCCTTGGACTTGGTAGAAGTACGGGTGTGTTTTGCGCAATGCGTTGCCCGTACTGTCGATAAATATGGCCTTCACAGACTTGTTTGTTGTTATTGTCTCTTCTGGAGTAACATCTGCGGATTTCggacattttatttctacaatgCCGTCTTCACCGATAACGCCATCTGACGATGCTCCCAAATAGGGTATCGATGCGTCGATGAAAAGaccacatttttttatttcaatgttttcctttttcgacGATTCTCTCCGAGCAATTTCTTCATTCTCCCGTCCGTATTCTACGGCAGGAACGTTTAATACACGTGGATACAACAGCAACTGTACCATCTTGGCACACGGTGTATCTTTGCGTCGGCGGCAAACTTTACCGAAGTTGGACGCTGTCAAAAGTTTTGGCTTGTGAGCCAACCATTTCCTGCTTTTACATTGTTCTATGGTTTCCTGCTCAATTTTTGCTTTTTGATTTTGCCATTCGTTCAGCATTTCTAGATGTTTCTCTTTCTGGAGATCGAACATAAATTCATCCATGTCTGGCTTCTGTGCATTCGATCCGTAATCTTTATCTTTACTTGcatggaaatttttctttttggtctcgctcttcttttctttttcggcATTTGtcaattctttcttcttcttcgaattCTCTGCCAATGATGGCATTAAAACTTTCTACCGTATTATTGTTGGTTCGGTACAGTAAGCTTTCTGCGTGTGCCGCCAACGATCGAAGAATATCTTGTATTTTTTGGTAAACTCCCAGGTTTAATAAATGTGGGACGATGTTTTGTTCATTCTCCTTCATCGTTCCGTTGCAGAAATATCCAATTCTTTTGCAGTCTTTATGTTCTCCAAACACGTGGCTGGATACATTCATAATAtcttcgtataatttttgttgtctCTGTAATATCgaagtattttcattaaatctaTATTCTGCAGCTTTTGTAATTCCCATACGCATGcgtcgaatattattttcgatgGCTTGTCTATAACAGCTCGGCGGAGTCTTCTTCGCAACTTCTTTTAACTTATTGCCGAAGTTGCGCAACAAGTGATTCGtgcattcaaaattttcttcttctgccGCTGCTACCATTTCTGTTTCGGCAGcagcaattaatttattgacaaTGTGGTCGTGACATTTCctatatttcttctttgacATGCAAGGGGCATTGATAGATGTCAAAAAGTCCTCCATTTGTGCGTAGCCGCCTCCACTGAATGTTTGCTGCAACTGCATTCTCAGTTGTATTCATTACCTGAGCATTTTCAGGTTGGCTGTGCACTTCGGCTCTATAATTGCACATCCTGCATTCTAGAATAAGGGTTGAATTTAAACCCGATCTTTTCAGACCTTTTATTTCCAGGTGCCTTGTTGAACATTCAAACGTTTCTGAATGTTCGCCGATTAATTTTATCTGGTCGAAGACGTGGTGCATGTCAACAATGCTGAACCCGTCAGACCGACATAACTTTTCGTCTgatttcgtcgtttctttttctacgaCTAGATATTCTTCTTCGTCAGTGGCAGTTTCTGTCTGCATGACGACGTCTACTATCCGATGAAGTTCTTCTTCTGTTTCATTTCTTGtatcttctatttcttcttcttgtcgATCTTGACATTCATTCTCTACAAGGTCTCTTCCATCTAATTCTATTTCCATTGCTTCttctatttgtaatttttcatgtgCCGTTGCAGCAGACACAGTTTCAGTCTGCTCCTCTTCGCAAACTTGTTTACCTAACCGCTTCAATCTAGAAACAAAGTAACACATAAACCGTGCAATAACGATATGGCCTTAAGTTTCCCTTATAcagacatatttttttaaatctggaGACTTGAAATATTGCGAAATTAAACTGATTTAAAATGAACGctacacatatttttaaaaacagtcTGTAAAAAATTAGTACACTCTATATTACGACGTACGTGTTCATGAagttttttcagattttttcactgcaaaatggatttttaaaaaattcaaaaatttttaaacattttttttttagaaaattataaaatgaccacgtttatatttttacactattAATGTCTTCTTATGATTATTAgtctgtaattttttcatatttttggaaGTGGTAGAACgatgttggaaaaatgaaacaccgattgttgtttatattattaccttaaTTTGTCATGTGACTATGTTCATATTGTGTCTGTTTTAATAGTTTATTACCGTTATTATAGTAtgatattttcagattttttgcACAGGTGTGccacatacaaaaaaattataaatcgatattttctaaCTTTTCGTTCGCAGAGGAGTACTATATATCGTACATTcggataattaatatttttactccaTTGAATGGTCATTATATGCATGTTTAAAGTGggtttaaatgtattaaataagttctgatttgaataataattgttcaaGTAAACATTGCAGTGTTTTTGTAGGCCTATAAAACAgtatcaacaaatttaaaacaaatatttttttcaaaaattacccACCCCCCCAACCCCGAaatatttgacaatttttgttcattagTAGAACAgtaaatgcatttttttattttgaatccAACGGCGTGTATGAGTTTATGATTATCATACTGgtaaataatgtaatgtaaaattttcgCTGTGGTAGTCGATATTGCAACGG
The Hylaeus volcanicus isolate JK05 unplaced genomic scaffold, UHH_iyHylVolc1.0_haploid 12158, whole genome shotgun sequence DNA segment above includes these coding regions:
- the LOC128882728 gene encoding uncharacterized protein LOC128882728; this translates as MPSLAENSKKKKELTNAEKEKKSETKKKNFHASKDKDYGSNAQKPDMDEFMFDLQKEKHLEMLNEWQNQKAKIEQETIEQCKSRKWLAHKPKLLTASNFGKVCRRRKDTPCAKMVQLLLYPRVLNVPAVEYGRENEEIARRESSKKENIEIKKCGLFIDASIPYLGASSDGVIGEDGIVEIKCPKSADVTPEETITTNKSVKAIFIDSTGNALRKTHPYFYQVQGQLHITGRKYCLFCLWTKKGIMSIRVEKDDDFWKREMEPKLTQFYLNCMLPEIVYSRYNRGMPIREPQNIKK